The Apium graveolens cultivar Ventura chromosome 3, ASM990537v1, whole genome shotgun sequence sequence ATTTTGCTTTGTTTTAATAAAATTAGGGTATACATGACTACTGTTCCTCAAGTATCATGATACTTGAATTTTGATGATATTTTTTTCGAAGATATTGAAGTACCTATTACTCCAAGAAAGACTGATACTATAGATGAAATTATGGTACCGAAAGTAGGGCTTGAGTTTGAATCAGAAGAAGATGCTTATAGGTTTTACAATGCTGAAAAAGTTGGATTTGGTATAAGGAGGAGTAAAATGCATAAGAGCGATGTTGGAGAAATTTTAGACAGAGTATTTGTATGTGCTTGTGAGGGAAAGCGTACGAGAAACAAACGAGATGATGATGTAAAACAACATCGTCTAGA is a genomic window containing:
- the LOC141715241 gene encoding protein FAR1-RELATED SEQUENCE 5-like, encoding MVPKVGLEFESEEDAYRFYNAEKVGFGIRRSKMHKSDVGEILDRVFVCACEGKRTRNKRDDDVKQHRLETRFSCKAKMGVSSRSNGKYKIFKFIYEHSHDLISPSKSHFLRSHGS